TCTAGCGAAATTCCTTGTCGGGTAAGTTCCGACGCGCATCAATAGCGGAACGACTGGGGGACTGTCTCAACGAGCCGCCCGGTGAACTTGCAGTGTGAGCGAAGATGCTCACTTCCTGTGGCAAGACGAAAAGACCCCAGAAGCTTTACTGCAGCTTCTTATTGTGCCTGCGGTTTTCATGCGTAGCGTAGTGGGGAGGCTTTGAAGGCGCGTTTTCGGACGCGCTGGAGCCGCCAATGCAACACCCATCTTGAAAATTGCATGTACTAACCGGAACGGTCAAAACGGTCCGGGACAGTGCCTGCTGGGCAGTTTAAGTGGGGCGCTTGCCTCAACGCGGTATCGTATCCGTTACCTCGCGCTTTGCGCGAAGCGATACCGCAGGGGCGGTCTACGGGCAACCGTAGACGCAAACTAAGCTATATGCTGGGAAAACTGTTCCTTCAATGGATGCAGGGTTTAACATACTTTCGTCGAGAAGGTGAAAAATGTTAAACGCAGTTTATCAGCAGGGAAGTTGTTCTGATGCAGTCAGAATTAACCCCTCAACGACTACACGCTTGGCACCCTAAACCGCTTAGGCGGTCGGGTGGTGATATAGTCTGAACTTACGGGCGACTGTAAGGATCCTTCCGAGGATCACCTAATACTATGAGATCAAATGTTATCGAGGCCTATAAATTAGGACTCAAGTTGTCCGATTACCAGCGAGAAATCGTGATCGGGCTCTTGTTGGGAGATGGCCATTTAGAAACCCAAAATAATGGCCGGACGTATCGATTGAAAATCGAACATACGCATTGGCAGAAAGAATATACGGAGTGGTTGTACCAGATTTTCAAAGACTGGGTATTAACTCCTCCACAAGAAAAAGATCAGGTCGTGAACGGTGTTCAATATAAAAAGATTTGGTTTTCGACGATAAGTCATGGCGCATTCAGGTTTTATGCTCAACAATTCTACCAACATAAGCATAAAATTCTGCCGAAGTTGATTCATAAATGGCTTTCACCTATGGTTCTGGCAGTATGGTTCATGGACGATGGCTCGATAAAATCAAAACGGCATCGGGCATTGATTCTAAACACACAAAGTTTTACCGTATCGGAGCTCCGTCGATTGATAAAGACAATACAGGATCAGTTCGGGGTTGAAATGGTTCTAAGGAAACAGCGAGATCTGCATCAATTGCTTATCACGAGCGAAACGGTAGGAGAATTTGTTGAAATTATCAAGCCACACATATTGCCATCGATGCGATATAAGTTAGGAATATTAGGGAACGCAATTGCCTAAAGCGTAACGGAGGCGTTTATTAAGGTTGACTAGCTCCGGATGGACATCGGAGTGGTCCCGCAATGGGAAATGTCAGCTTTACTGCAAGGCACACACGCCGCGCAGTCGCGAAAGCGGAACATAGTGAACCGACCGTTCTTCGTAGGAAGGCGGAAGATCATCGGATAAAAGCTACTCTGGGGATAACAGGCTAGTCTGGTCCAAGAGTCCACATCGACGACCAGGTTCGGCACCTCGATGTCGGCCCATCTTATCCTGGGGGTGGAGAAGCTCCCAAGGGTTTGGCTGTTCGCCAATTAAAAAGGTACGCGAGTTGGGTTCAAACCGTCGAGCGATTGATTATTCGATCGTTCGACCCGTTTGAACCCCCGCGAAAGTCGACATACGAAATTCACGGCGGCATTACATAGGAATATGTAATGGCAAGCTGACTAGTATCGGTAAAATCCTAACTTTTCGAAGTGGACAATACCGAGGGAATCTCTCATGGAGAGCCCGTAGAGACTGAACGTCAGCCATCCAGAACGGATGAGGTTACAGTCCAATGCACGCAGTAATGCGTGAAGAAACATGCGTGAGACAGGTTGGTCTCTATCTGCCACAGGCGTTGAAACGTGAGGGGACTCGTTCCTAGTAAGGTACAAAGTACCTATTGCTACTTCGCGGAGTAATCCGCGATGACAACACGGCTAATAACGGTGAAATCTTAAGATATTCTCGGTCTGTTGATAACCAGTACTGTTGCGGTCCTGCAAATATTGGTACAATTTACTTGAGGACCAGAATTAATTAAGACAATACCGTGGGAAGTCGAACTAAAATTGATTTAGCGTATATCGCCGGTTTTCTTGATGGCGATGGAAGTTTGATGTTGCAGATCAAGAAACGAAAGGATGGAAAACTGAAAAGGCGCTTCATGTGCACTATCTGTTTTTATCAAGATAGCCGTCATGAGGAGCAGCTTTACTGGATACGTGAAAAGCTCGGTATCGGGTATGTATCCAGAAGAAACGATGGCATGACCGAATTACGAGTAAATGGGTATGCGCAAATTCGAGATATTCTGAAAGACTTGCTTCCGTTCATCAGGTTCAAAAAAGAGCAGGCGCTAGCGTTATACCAAGCTGCTAATCTTCTGAATCAAAAGAGCGTGAAGTGTCTTGCAAGATCGGATTTACTGAAGCTTATTGGGCACATTTTGACCATTCAAAACGGTAATTATGTGACTAAGCGCAAGAAAACCAAAGAAGAATTGCTGAAAATTTTAGTTTCTGACCCCGTATCGACTGATTCCCGCAAGTCTAAAAACTTGCGCGGATGAGATAGGAAGTAAACTCTTCTATCACATGCCGTCCCCTAATCCCGCATAAGCGGGATGGGTGAAGATATAGTCAGCACCTTTAGTGATAAAGGAAATATGTGACGAGAGGACCGGAATGAACTGACCTCTGGTGTACCAGTTGTCGCGCCCGCGGCATTGCTGGGTAGCTATGTCGGGACGTGATAAGCGCTGAAAGCATCTAAGCGCGAAGCACACCCTAAGATTACGTTTCGTTATCAGGGTCGTGGGAGACTACCACGTTGATAGGACGCAGGTGGAAGTGCCGTAAGGCATTAAGCCGAGCGTTACTAATATCCCGAGACCGCGGAACCATGAAAGAATAGTGCTCGTCCGGTATTGTTTGTTCGCTTGACGTAGCGATTGGCATATTTTTTCGAAAATTGCTTTACGCAAACTTTGAAACTCGTCCGCCGGTAGCGGACTCAAACAGTCAAAGTTTGCTTGCAATTTTCTTAAAATATGAAACATCGCTACTAAATCGCTCACAAACACTACACGGACTCGCTTCAAATTTATTTGGAGCGAACGAGCAATACTTTCGCATTCTGCGTTTTATGTGACTTATATACAAAAACAAAAATTCTGAGGTCTTTACCTCAGAAAGCTGGTGATTATTCTGGAGGGGCCACACCTCTTCCCATCCCGAACAGAGTCGTTAAGCCCTCCAAGGCCCATGGTACTTAGGGTGTATACCCTAGGGAGAGTAGGTAGTCGCCGGCTTTCTGAGGTAAAAGCAAATTCTCCCGCGAGGGAGTTTTTGTATTGAGCGGTTATTCCGAGGGGGGAGTGGGTCGGTTCCGGGGCAACCTTTCAATTTTCAGAAACACAGAAGTTGCCCGTCATATGCTCCACCGGAGCATATGACCCGCGTACAAAGTGCTGCAATGGCTTCAAAAACCCATATAAAAACGACCCGGAAGGGTCGTTTTTGTTTCCTTTGCGAACTCCATTTTTATTGGTAAGATGTTACATATGCATACGGCATTTCGCCGCTTCTATAAACAGATCATCATTGCCACTATATTTCTTATAGTGGTGCTGGGAGTTTCTTTTTGGGTATGGCGTGTTACGCGTCCCCAGCCGACCTGTTCTGACGGGATCAAAAATCAAAACGAACAAGACATTGACTGCGGAGGCATATGTGCGCTTGCATGCATGAAAGAGCCGATGTATGGGGCGGTGAGTTTGTTGCGGACGCAATTTTTTAAAGTTTCAGAATCCGCATACGACGTTATCGGAGAGGTGGAAAACAAAAACATTGATTTCGGCTCGCCATCGTTTGGATACGAATTTGCTTTGCTTGATGCGGAAGGAGAAGTGCTTGCATCGCGGAAAGGCACATCATACATTTTACCACGGGAGAAAAAGCGCATCGGAGAACAGCGTCTGGAAACTTCAAAGCCGGTTGCTTCCGTAAGGCTTACGATGTTTGATGAAGTATGGATCGAGGTGAACGAATTTGCCAGTGCCAATCTTTACGTCCGCAATAAAGAGTTTTCTCCGGTTTTCGAGAGATCGTCGCCCGCGGGCTATAAGGCCTCCGGCGTTGTGGTCAATCAGACCGGCTTTGATTTCGGGCAAGTTGATATTGTTGTGGTGCTTAAGGACGACTCCGGTAAGGAACTTGCTATTGGAGTTACCGAAATGCGAACGCTCAAAAATGGCGATCAGCGTTTTTTTGAGGTTCGTTGGCCATATCCCTTGAGTGATGTGAGCCGCTTTGACGTGGATGCATATACAAATCTTCTTGCAAACGAGAATTTCCTTGTTCGTTACGGGAAAAACCGGGAAAGGTTTCAGGAAGAAGTGCCGGTGCCTTCAAAAGGAATACGTTTCTAACCACATAACCTTTCTGTTTCCGG
This genomic stretch from bacterium harbors:
- a CDS encoding FxLYD domain-containing protein; protein product: MHTAFRRFYKQIIIATIFLIVVLGVSFWVWRVTRPQPTCSDGIKNQNEQDIDCGGICALACMKEPMYGAVSLLRTQFFKVSESAYDVIGEVENKNIDFGSPSFGYEFALLDAEGEVLASRKGTSYILPREKKRIGEQRLETSKPVASVRLTMFDEVWIEVNEFASANLYVRNKEFSPVFERSSPAGYKASGVVVNQTGFDFGQVDIVVVLKDDSGKELAIGVTEMRTLKNGDQRFFEVRWPYPLSDVSRFDVDAYTNLLANENFLVRYGKNRERFQEEVPVPSKGIRF